One Chroicocephalus ridibundus chromosome 10, bChrRid1.1, whole genome shotgun sequence DNA window includes the following coding sequences:
- the DNAJB8 gene encoding dnaJ homolog subfamily B member 8 translates to MVDYYKVLGLQRSASQDDVKKSYHKLALKWHPDKNSSNKEEAEKKFKAVAEAYEVLSDPQKRSLYDRSVKESRSHSGRRATGSHNSSFDCPYVFHDLQEIFGEVFGGMDPFVYDFWDPFDSGENWYRTSGRVRSSSLFSDFMESSVPWNSFSPSEQPTFLFAEGTAGPHSTRSVFTTTEVVNGKRTTTRKIIEDGQERTEVKENGKLKSVTINGRDHLKL, encoded by the coding sequence ATGGTGGATTATTACAAAGTCCTTGGACTGCAAAGAAGTGCCTCACAGGACGATGTTAAGAAATCTTACCACAAACTGGCACTAAAATGGCATCCTGATAAGAATTCCAGCAACAAGGAGGAAGCCGAAAAGAAGTTCAAAGCAGTTGCTGAGGCATACGAGGTTTTGTCCGACCCCCAGAAACGATCGCTCTATGACAGGTCTGTTAAGGAGAGCAGATCCCACAGCGGAAGAAGAGCCACAGGGAGTCATAACAGCTCCTTTGATTGCCCTTACGTATTCCATGATCTCCAGGAGATCTTTGGGGAAGTCTTTGGAGGGATGGATCCCTTTGTATATGACTTCTGGGACCCCTTCGACAGTGGTGAAAACTGGTACAGGACAAGTGGAAGAGTAAGAAGCTCCAGCCTGTTTTCTGACTTTATGGAGTCATCTGTGCCATGGAATTCATTCAGCCCCAGCGAACAGCCCACCTTCTTGTTTGCTGAGGGCACAGCTGGGCCTCACAGTACCAGGTCAGTGTTTACCACTACTGAAGTGGTCAATGGCAAGAGGACCACCACTCGGAAAATCATCGAGGACGGGCAGGAGAgaacagaagtgaaagaaaacgGCAAGCTGAAGTCTGTGACAATAAATGGGAGAGACCACCTGAAATTATAA